In Stomoxys calcitrans chromosome 2, idStoCalc2.1, whole genome shotgun sequence, the following proteins share a genomic window:
- the LOC106083149 gene encoding rhodanese domain-containing protein CG4456, translating into MKRVYHTSTLLSIVGRRLLRAQQQQAPHNRVTKSISYALRSLAKMATYEEIKDVPNHPEVYLIDVRNKDELASTGAIPASINIPLPELEAAFKMPDNDFKTNFNRPKPTEETVLIFSCLKGGRAQKAADMAVEKGFKNAKPYPGSWTEWAQKEGL; encoded by the exons ATGAAACGAGTTTATCACACTTCAACATTATTATCTATCGTTGGCCGCCGTCTTCTGCGAGCGCAACAACAACAGGCACCGCATAACAGAG TTACAAAAAGCATTTCTTACGCATTACGTTCGTTAGCAAAGATGGCCACCTACGAAGAAATCAAGGACGTTCCCAATCATCCTGAGGTCTATTTGATTGATGTTAGAAATAAAGATGAGCTAGCCTCAACGGGCGCTATACCAGCCAGCATTAATATACCTT TACCTGAACTGGAGGCTGCCTTTAAAATGCCCGACAATGATTTTAAGACTAACTTCAATCGTCCGAAACCCACCGAGGAAACTGTACTCATTTTTAGCTGCCTAAAAGGAGGAAGAGCTCAGAAAGCAGCCGATATGGCTGTGGAAAAAGGCTTCAAAAA TGCTAAACCATATCCAGGCTCTTGGACCGAATGGGCCCAAAAGGAAGGCTTGTAA